Proteins encoded in a region of the Streptomyces sp. NBC_00310 genome:
- a CDS encoding HAMP domain-containing protein, which produces MSENSATRLLEDGQNDSQTDGMIRASDLRALTAAMTAARDGSFTKVPEAGPAPVAELCALFNQIIDRSTHFGSEAQRVRRELVRHGRLDERLSASPGQGAWATRVDDVNQTLDALVAPAANATRVLDAVAGGDLTQRVDLHDGNRQLRGDLRRLGRAVNKMVDQLSLFTGEVTRVAREVGTEGRLGGRAKVRGLSGSWRDVTEAVNTMASRLTAQVRDIALVTTSVARGDLTRTVTVEATGELLELKLTVNTMVDQLSAFADEVTRVAREVGTEGQLGGRAQVRGVSGVWKDLTDNVNFMASNLTSQVRNIAQVTTAVANGDLSQKIMVDAQGEILELKSTINTMVDQLSAFADEVTRVAREVGTEGNLGGRAQVRGVSGVWKDLTDNVNFMADNLTSQVRNIALVSTAVAQGDLGKKITVEAKGEILELKSTINTMVDQLSAFADEVTRVAREVGTEGNLGGQAQVRGVSGVWKDLTDNVNFMALNLTSQVRNIAQVTTAVANGDLSKKITVDARGEILELKDTVNTMVEQLRAFADEVTRVAREVGTDGALGGRAQVLGVSGVWRDLTDNVNYMADNLTSQVRNIAQVTTAVANGDLSKKIDVDARGEILELKTAINTMVDTLSSFSSEVTRVAREVGSEGQLGGQARVEGVYGTWKRLTTNVNELASNLTTQVRAIAEVASAVAQGDMSRSITVETQGEVAELKDNINLMVANLRETTRAKDWLESNLARLAALMQGHRDLMEVADLILRELTPLVNAQYGAFYLADPDEDGAAPLPVAPTKGLAFIAGYGAAQGATVETGGLPVHGLVAQAAREKKRILVEEAPPDYIKINSGLGEASPSSVVIIPILFEDKLLGVIELATFSRFSDVHLAFFDQFVNTIGVAINTIIANSRTESLLGESQRLAMQLQERSDELQKQQAELRRSNAELEEKAALLATSSQYKSEFLANMSHELRTPLNSLLILARLLSDNPDGHLTDQEVQFATTIHRSGSDLLQLINDILDLSKIEAGRMDVRPKRLPLIKLLDYVHATFRPLTLDRGLAFDVTVGENVPREMYSDEQRLQQILRNLLSNAIKFTASGRVELTVSRVKDPEHRFTREDHDEVIAFAVSDTGIGIAAEKLPVIFEAFQQADGTTNRKYGGTGLGLSISREIAGLLGGRIIAESVPGQGSTFTLYVPVFSPGHGVTGHIAEEPGSLVPEQLATEPYPATHDSDDTWPAPTKLEAWKVGRAGQVLPGRRVLIVDDDIRNVFALTHVLGRVGMPVLYAENGREGIETLERNPDVELVLMDIMMPEMDGYETISAIRRTPRWAGLPIVALTAKAMPGDREKSIARGANDYVPKPVDVDQLLTVVCAVLDPEGAQNPADTADPAPEKRTDENEAPSP; this is translated from the coding sequence ATGAGTGAGAACAGTGCTACGCGGCTGCTCGAAGACGGTCAAAATGACAGCCAAACGGACGGAATGATCCGGGCATCCGATCTCCGTGCGCTGACCGCGGCGATGACCGCGGCCCGCGACGGAAGCTTCACGAAAGTCCCGGAGGCGGGCCCCGCGCCGGTGGCGGAGCTGTGCGCCCTCTTCAACCAGATCATCGACCGCAGCACCCACTTCGGTTCGGAAGCGCAGCGCGTACGGCGGGAGTTGGTCCGGCACGGCCGTCTCGACGAGCGGCTCTCGGCCAGCCCGGGCCAGGGCGCCTGGGCGACCCGTGTCGACGACGTGAACCAGACGCTCGACGCCCTGGTCGCACCCGCCGCGAACGCCACGCGGGTGCTGGACGCGGTGGCGGGCGGCGATCTGACCCAGCGCGTCGACCTGCACGACGGCAACCGCCAACTCCGGGGTGATCTGCGGCGGTTGGGCCGGGCCGTGAACAAGATGGTCGACCAGCTGTCGCTGTTCACCGGTGAGGTGACCCGGGTCGCCCGCGAGGTCGGCACGGAGGGGCGGCTCGGCGGCCGGGCCAAGGTCCGCGGTCTGTCCGGGAGCTGGCGGGACGTGACCGAGGCGGTCAACACCATGGCCTCCCGGCTGACCGCGCAGGTGCGGGACATCGCCCTGGTGACCACCTCGGTGGCGCGCGGCGACCTCACGCGTACGGTGACCGTCGAGGCGACCGGCGAGCTGCTGGAGCTGAAGCTCACCGTGAACACGATGGTCGACCAGCTCTCCGCCTTCGCCGACGAGGTGACGAGGGTGGCCCGCGAGGTCGGCACCGAAGGCCAGCTCGGGGGCCGCGCCCAGGTCCGGGGCGTCTCCGGGGTCTGGAAGGACCTCACCGACAACGTCAACTTCATGGCGTCGAACCTGACGTCCCAGGTCCGCAACATCGCCCAGGTCACCACCGCCGTGGCCAACGGCGACCTGAGCCAGAAGATCATGGTCGACGCGCAGGGCGAGATCCTGGAACTGAAGTCCACCATCAACACGATGGTCGACCAGCTCTCCGCCTTCGCCGACGAGGTCACCCGCGTGGCCCGCGAGGTCGGCACCGAAGGCAACCTCGGCGGCCGCGCCCAGGTCCGGGGCGTCTCCGGGGTCTGGAAGGACCTCACCGACAACGTCAACTTCATGGCGGACAACCTGACGTCCCAGGTCCGCAACATCGCCCTCGTCTCCACGGCGGTCGCCCAGGGCGATCTCGGCAAGAAGATCACGGTCGAGGCGAAGGGCGAGATCCTGGAGCTGAAGTCCACCATCAACACGATGGTCGACCAGCTCTCCGCCTTCGCCGACGAGGTCACCCGCGTGGCCCGCGAGGTCGGCACCGAGGGCAACCTCGGCGGTCAGGCACAGGTGCGGGGTGTCAGCGGCGTCTGGAAGGACCTCACCGACAACGTCAACTTCATGGCCCTGAACCTGACTTCGCAGGTCCGCAACATCGCCCAGGTGACCACCGCCGTCGCCAACGGCGACCTCTCCAAGAAGATCACCGTCGACGCGCGCGGCGAGATCCTGGAACTGAAGGACACCGTCAACACGATGGTGGAGCAACTGCGGGCCTTCGCCGACGAGGTGACGAGGGTGGCCCGCGAGGTCGGCACCGACGGCGCGCTCGGCGGGCGCGCCCAGGTGCTGGGCGTGTCCGGTGTGTGGCGGGACCTCACCGACAACGTCAACTACATGGCGGACAACCTGACTTCGCAGGTCCGCAACATCGCCCAGGTGACGACGGCCGTGGCGAACGGCGACCTCTCCAAGAAGATCGACGTGGACGCGCGCGGCGAGATCCTGGAGCTGAAGACCGCCATCAACACGATGGTCGACACCCTCTCCTCCTTCTCCTCCGAGGTCACCCGGGTCGCACGCGAGGTCGGTTCCGAGGGCCAACTCGGCGGTCAGGCGCGGGTCGAGGGCGTGTACGGCACCTGGAAGCGTCTGACGACGAACGTGAACGAACTCGCGTCGAACCTGACCACCCAGGTCCGCGCGATCGCCGAGGTCGCCTCCGCCGTGGCGCAGGGCGACATGTCCCGCTCGATCACGGTGGAGACGCAGGGCGAGGTCGCCGAACTGAAGGACAACATCAACCTGATGGTGGCCAACCTCCGCGAGACCACCCGCGCGAAGGACTGGCTGGAGTCCAACCTCGCCCGCCTAGCCGCCCTGATGCAGGGCCACCGCGACCTGATGGAGGTCGCCGACCTGATCCTGCGCGAGCTGACCCCGCTGGTGAACGCCCAGTACGGCGCCTTCTACCTGGCCGACCCCGACGAGGACGGCGCGGCCCCGCTCCCGGTGGCGCCCACCAAGGGCCTCGCCTTCATCGCGGGCTACGGCGCGGCGCAGGGCGCGACCGTCGAGACGGGCGGCCTGCCCGTGCACGGTCTCGTCGCGCAGGCGGCCCGCGAGAAGAAGCGGATCCTGGTGGAGGAGGCGCCGCCGGACTACATCAAGATCAACAGCGGCCTGGGCGAGGCCTCGCCGTCCAGCGTCGTGATCATCCCGATCCTCTTCGAGGACAAGCTCCTCGGCGTGATCGAGCTTGCCACCTTCTCACGCTTCTCCGACGTCCACCTGGCGTTCTTCGACCAGTTCGTGAACACCATCGGCGTCGCCATCAACACCATCATCGCCAACTCCCGCACGGAGTCCCTCCTCGGCGAGTCCCAGCGCCTCGCCATGCAACTCCAGGAACGCTCCGACGAACTCCAGAAGCAACAGGCGGAGCTGCGTCGCTCGAACGCCGAACTGGAGGAGAAGGCCGCCCTGTTGGCCACCTCTTCCCAGTACAAGTCGGAGTTCCTGGCGAACATGTCCCATGAACTGCGCACGCCGCTCAACTCCCTCCTGATCCTGGCGCGGCTGCTCTCCGACAACCCCGACGGCCATCTCACCGACCAGGAGGTGCAGTTCGCGACCACGATCCACCGCTCCGGCTCCGACCTCCTCCAGCTGATCAACGACATCCTGGACCTGTCGAAGATCGAGGCGGGCCGGATGGACGTACGCCCCAAGCGCCTCCCGCTCATCAAGCTCCTGGACTACGTCCACGCCACGTTCCGCCCGCTCACCCTCGACCGGGGTCTGGCCTTCGACGTGACGGTCGGCGAGAACGTGCCCCGCGAGATGTACTCGGACGAGCAACGCCTTCAGCAGATCCTCCGCAACCTCCTCTCCAACGCGATCAAGTTCACCGCGTCCGGCCGGGTCGAGCTGACCGTCAGCCGCGTCAAGGACCCCGAGCACCGTTTCACCCGTGAGGACCACGACGAGGTGATCGCCTTCGCCGTCTCGGACACCGGCATCGGCATCGCGGCCGAGAAACTCCCGGTGATCTTCGAGGCGTTCCAGCAGGCCGACGGCACCACCAACCGCAAGTACGGCGGCACCGGCCTCGGCCTGTCCATCAGCCGCGAGATCGCCGGCCTGCTGGGCGGCCGCATCATCGCCGAGAGCGTCCCCGGCCAGGGCTCGACCTTCACGCTGTACGTCCCCGTCTTCAGCCCCGGCCACGGGGTGACGGGCCACATCGCCGAGGAGCCCGGCAGCCTCGTGCCCGAGCAGCTGGCCACCGAGCCGTACCCGGCCACCCACGACAGCGACGACACCTGGCCCGCCCCCACCAAGCTGGAGGCGTGGAAGGTGGGCCGCGCGGGACAGGTACTGCCCGGCCGCCGGGTGCTGATCGTCGACGACGACATCCGGAACGTCTTCGCGCTCACCCACGTCCTGGGCCGCGTCGGCATGCCCGTCCTGTACGCGGAGAACGGCCGCGAGGGCATCGAGACCCTGGAGCGCAACCCGGACGTCGAACTCGTCCTGATGGACATCATGATGCCGGAGATGGACGGCTACGAGACGATCTCCGCCATCCGCCGCACCCCGCGCTGGGCCGGCCTGCCCATCGTCGCCCTCACCGCCAAGGCGATGCCCGGCGACCGCGAGAAGTCCATCGCCCGCGGCGCCAACGACTACGTACCGAAGCCGGTGGACGTCGACCAACTGCTCACGGTCGTCTGCGCGGTCCTGGACCCGGAAGGCGCCCAGAACCCGGCGGACACGGCGGACCCGGCACCCGAGAAACGCACCGACGAGAACGAGGCACCCTCACCATGA
- a CDS encoding response regulator, whose product MTTQDRTDGSAGILLVDDMEDNLIALEAVLASLDEPLVRARSGEEAMKALLRQRFAVVLLDIRMPGMDGFETAAHIKRLDQTKDVPIIFLTGTDADAGYAFRGYATGAADYLTKPFDPWVLRAKVSVFLDLHRKTRQLETLLARQREHTEQVDSRLATLEKQLAADPPDLAELRIQIRELRTLVAGNPAP is encoded by the coding sequence ATGACCACTCAGGACCGGACCGACGGAAGCGCGGGCATCCTCCTCGTCGACGACATGGAGGACAACCTGATCGCCCTGGAGGCCGTCCTGGCATCCCTCGACGAGCCGCTCGTACGCGCCCGTTCGGGCGAGGAGGCGATGAAGGCCCTCCTCCGGCAGCGCTTCGCCGTCGTCCTCCTCGACATCCGCATGCCAGGGATGGACGGCTTCGAGACCGCCGCCCACATCAAGCGCCTCGACCAGACCAAGGACGTCCCGATCATCTTCCTCACCGGCACCGACGCCGACGCGGGCTACGCCTTCCGCGGCTACGCCACAGGCGCGGCGGACTACCTGACCAAGCCCTTCGACCCCTGGGTGCTCCGGGCGAAGGTGAGCGTCTTCCTGGACCTGCACCGCAAGACCCGGCAGCTGGAGACCCTGTTGGCGAGGCAGCGGGAACACACGGAACAGGTCGACTCACGCTTGGCGACTCTGGAGAAGCAACTGGCCGCCGATCCACCCGACTTGGCCGAGCTGCGCATACAGATACGGGAGCTTCGCACCTTGGTCGCGGGCAACCCTGCCCCTTGA
- a CDS encoding AMP-dependent synthetase/ligase, with amino-acid sequence MSDTQTLIENRPPSVAALFLERVAATPDGEAYRYPVPPASGEGPSDWKSLSWAQSAERVYAVAAGLIELGVQPEQRVALASSTRIEWILADLGIMCAGAATTTVYPQTNAEESAYILSDSSSRVLIAEDAAQLAKAREKKAELPELTHVVVIDTEGADLSEDWVLSLAELEKRGAAYLEKKPDLITEKVGAITKDQLATLIYTSGTTGRPKGVRLPHDNWAYMAKAIAATGLVSAEDVQYLWLPLAHVFGKVLTSGQIEVGHVTAVDGRIDKIIENLPVVQPTYMAAVPRIFEKVYNGVVAKARAGGPAKYKIFQWAAGVSREYAKASQDNFRRTGTASVPFALGAKHKVADALVYAKLREAFGGRLRACVSGSVALAPEIGFFFAGAGIHILEGYGLTETSAASFVNPGEAYRTGTVGKPLPGCEVRIADDGEILLRGPGVMEGYHGLPEKTAEVLEADGWFHTGDIGELSPDGYLRITDRKKDLFKTSGGKYIAPTEIEGQFKALCPFTSNVMVIGADRNFCTALIALDELSIQGWAAENGLAGKSYEEVISAPATVEMIEGHIAQLNAGLQRWQTIKKFRLLPRDLDVEHGELTPSLKLKRPVVEKEYQHLIDDMYAGAREA; translated from the coding sequence GTGAGCGACACACAGACCCTGATCGAGAACCGTCCGCCCTCGGTGGCGGCCCTCTTCCTCGAGCGCGTGGCGGCCACGCCCGACGGCGAGGCCTACCGGTACCCGGTGCCACCGGCCTCCGGGGAGGGGCCCTCCGACTGGAAGTCGCTGAGCTGGGCACAGTCGGCCGAACGGGTCTACGCCGTCGCGGCCGGACTGATCGAGCTGGGCGTGCAGCCGGAGCAGCGGGTCGCCCTCGCCTCGTCGACGCGCATCGAGTGGATCCTCGCCGACCTCGGCATCATGTGCGCGGGTGCCGCCACCACGACCGTCTATCCGCAGACCAACGCCGAGGAGTCCGCGTACATCCTCTCGGACTCCTCCAGCCGGGTCCTCATCGCCGAGGATGCGGCACAGCTCGCCAAGGCCCGGGAGAAGAAGGCCGAGCTGCCCGAGCTGACGCACGTCGTCGTCATCGACACCGAGGGCGCGGACCTGTCGGAGGACTGGGTCCTCTCCCTGGCCGAGCTGGAGAAGCGCGGCGCCGCTTACCTGGAGAAGAAGCCCGACCTGATCACGGAGAAGGTCGGCGCGATCACCAAGGACCAGCTCGCCACGCTGATCTACACCTCCGGCACCACCGGGCGCCCCAAGGGGGTCCGGCTGCCGCACGACAACTGGGCGTACATGGCGAAGGCGATCGCCGCGACCGGGCTGGTCAGTGCCGAGGACGTGCAGTACCTGTGGCTGCCGCTCGCGCACGTGTTCGGCAAGGTGCTCACCAGCGGTCAGATCGAGGTCGGGCACGTCACCGCCGTCGACGGCCGGATCGACAAGATCATCGAGAACCTTCCGGTGGTGCAGCCGACGTACATGGCGGCCGTGCCCCGCATCTTCGAGAAGGTCTACAACGGCGTCGTCGCCAAGGCCCGCGCGGGCGGCCCGGCCAAGTACAAGATCTTCCAGTGGGCGGCCGGTGTCTCCCGCGAGTACGCCAAGGCCAGCCAGGACAACTTCCGCCGCACCGGCACTGCCTCGGTGCCGTTCGCGCTCGGCGCGAAGCACAAGGTCGCCGACGCGCTGGTGTACGCCAAGCTCCGCGAGGCGTTCGGCGGCCGGCTGCGGGCGTGTGTCTCCGGGTCGGTCGCGCTGGCGCCGGAGATCGGGTTCTTCTTCGCCGGTGCCGGCATCCACATCCTGGAGGGCTATGGCCTCACGGAGACCTCGGCCGCGTCCTTCGTGAACCCCGGCGAGGCGTACCGCACCGGCACGGTCGGCAAGCCGCTGCCCGGCTGCGAGGTGCGGATCGCGGACGACGGCGAGATCCTGCTGCGCGGGCCCGGTGTGATGGAGGGGTACCACGGCCTGCCGGAGAAGACGGCGGAGGTGCTGGAGGCCGACGGATGGTTCCACACCGGTGACATCGGGGAGCTGTCGCCCGACGGGTACCTGCGGATCACCGACCGGAAGAAGGACCTGTTCAAGACGTCCGGCGGCAAGTACATCGCGCCGACCGAGATCGAGGGGCAGTTCAAGGCGCTGTGCCCGTTCACGTCCAACGTCATGGTGATCGGCGCGGACCGTAACTTCTGCACCGCGCTCATCGCCCTCGACGAGCTGTCCATCCAGGGGTGGGCCGCGGAGAACGGGCTGGCGGGGAAGTCGTACGAGGAGGTCATCTCGGCGCCGGCGACGGTGGAGATGATCGAGGGGCACATCGCGCAGCTGAACGCGGGGTTGCAGCGGTGGCAGACGATCAAGAAGTTCCGGTTGCTGCCGCGGGATCTCGATGTCGAGCACGGTGAGCTGACGCCGAGCCTGAAGCTGAAGCGGCCGGTGGTGGAGAAGGAGTACCAGCACCTCATCGACGACATGTACGCCGGGGCGCGCGAGGCGTAG
- the lepA gene encoding translation elongation factor 4, with the protein MPAIPSHVPEPSRTDPALIRNFCIIAHIDHGKSTLADRMLQLTGVVEQRQMRAQYLDRMDIERERGITIKSQAVRLPWAPTDDPGHTHILNMIDTPGHVDFTYEVSRSLAACEGTVLLVDAAQGIEAQTLANLYLAMENDLKIIPVLNKIDLPAAQPEKFSEELANLIGCDPEDVLKVSAKTGLGVEALLDRVVAEVPAPVGVQDAPARAMIFDSVYDSYRGVVTYVRVIDGQLNKRERIRMMSTGATHELLEIGVSAPEMKAADGLGVGEVGYLITGVKDVRQSKVGDTITTLHKGATEALGGYKDPKPMVFSGLYPLDGSDYPELRDALDKLQLNDAALVYEPETSAALGFGFRVGFLGLLHLDVIRERLEREFGLDLIATAPNVVYRVVMEDGAEHTVTNPSEFPEGKIDNVYEPVVRATILAPSEFIGSIMELCQTRRGTLLGMDYLSEDRVEIRYTLPLAEIVFDFFDQLKSKTRGYASLDYEPTGEQSSSLVKVDILLHGDKVDAFSAVTHKDAAYAYGVRLVAKLRELIPRQAFEVPIQAAIGSRVIARETIRAIRKDVLAKCYGGDISRKRKLLEKQKEGKKRMKMVGSVEVPQEAFIAVLSSDDSAGGGKGKK; encoded by the coding sequence GTGCCCGCGATCCCTAGCCATGTGCCCGAGCCGAGCCGTACCGACCCGGCTCTGATCCGCAACTTCTGCATCATCGCGCACATCGACCACGGCAAGTCCACGCTCGCCGACCGGATGCTTCAGCTGACCGGTGTGGTCGAGCAGCGGCAGATGCGTGCTCAGTACCTCGACCGCATGGACATCGAGCGTGAGCGCGGAATCACGATCAAGTCCCAGGCGGTGCGTCTGCCCTGGGCGCCGACCGACGATCCGGGCCACACGCACATCCTCAACATGATCGACACCCCCGGGCACGTCGACTTCACGTACGAGGTGTCGCGGTCGCTGGCGGCCTGTGAGGGGACCGTCCTCCTCGTCGACGCGGCCCAGGGCATCGAGGCCCAGACCCTCGCCAACCTCTACCTGGCGATGGAGAACGACCTCAAGATCATCCCCGTACTGAACAAGATCGACCTGCCGGCCGCCCAGCCGGAGAAGTTCTCCGAGGAGCTGGCCAACCTCATCGGCTGCGACCCCGAGGACGTGCTCAAGGTCTCGGCCAAGACCGGGCTGGGCGTCGAGGCGCTGCTGGACCGGGTCGTCGCCGAGGTCCCCGCCCCGGTCGGTGTCCAGGACGCCCCCGCGCGCGCCATGATCTTCGACTCGGTGTACGACTCCTATCGCGGTGTCGTGACGTACGTCCGTGTCATCGACGGTCAGCTCAACAAGCGCGAGCGGATTCGCATGATGTCCACCGGCGCGACCCACGAGCTGCTGGAGATCGGCGTCTCGGCCCCCGAGATGAAGGCGGCCGACGGTCTCGGTGTCGGTGAGGTCGGCTATCTGATCACCGGTGTGAAGGACGTGCGCCAGTCCAAGGTCGGTGACACGATCACCACCCTGCACAAGGGGGCCACCGAGGCGCTCGGCGGCTACAAGGACCCGAAGCCGATGGTCTTCTCGGGCCTGTATCCGCTGGACGGCTCCGACTACCCCGAGTTGCGCGACGCCCTCGACAAGCTCCAGCTCAACGATGCCGCGCTGGTGTACGAGCCGGAGACCTCGGCGGCACTGGGCTTCGGTTTCCGTGTCGGTTTCCTCGGGCTGCTGCACCTCGATGTGATCCGTGAGCGGCTGGAGCGCGAGTTCGGGCTCGATCTGATCGCGACCGCGCCCAACGTGGTCTACCGCGTGGTCATGGAGGACGGCGCCGAGCACACGGTCACCAACCCGAGCGAGTTCCCCGAGGGGAAGATCGACAACGTGTACGAGCCCGTCGTACGCGCCACGATCCTCGCGCCCTCCGAGTTCATCGGGTCGATCATGGAGTTGTGCCAGACCCGGCGCGGCACCCTGCTCGGCATGGACTACCTCTCCGAGGACCGGGTCGAGATCCGCTACACGCTCCCGCTGGCGGAGATCGTCTTCGACTTCTTCGACCAGCTGAAGTCGAAGACGCGCGGTTACGCGTCGCTGGACTACGAGCCCACCGGCGAGCAGAGCTCCAGCCTGGTCAAGGTCGACATCCTGCTGCACGGCGACAAGGTGGACGCCTTCTCGGCGGTCACGCACAAGGACGCGGCGTACGCGTACGGGGTGCGGCTCGTCGCCAAGCTGCGCGAGCTGATCCCGCGGCAGGCCTTCGAGGTGCCCATCCAGGCCGCCATCGGGTCGCGTGTCATCGCCCGCGAGACCATCCGTGCCATCCGCAAGGACGTCCTCGCCAAGTGCTACGGCGGTGACATCTCCCGGAAGCGGAAGCTGCTGGAGAAGCAGAAGGAAGGCAAGAAGCGGATGAAGATGGTGGGCTCTGTGGAGGTTCCGCAGGAGGCCTTCATCGCCGTTCTGTCCAGTGACGACAGTGCCGGCGGGGGCAAGGGCAAGAAGTAG
- the rpsT gene encoding 30S ribosomal protein S20, with protein MANIKSQIKRNKTNEKARLRNKAVKSSLKTAIRKAREAAAAGDAEKATEYQRAAARQLDKAVSKGVIHKNQAANKKSALASKVAALKG; from the coding sequence GTGGCGAACATCAAGTCCCAGATCAAGCGGAACAAGACCAACGAGAAGGCGCGCCTTCGCAACAAGGCCGTCAAGTCGTCGCTCAAGACCGCGATCCGCAAGGCCCGTGAGGCCGCTGCCGCGGGTGACGCCGAGAAGGCCACCGAGTACCAGCGCGCTGCCGCGCGTCAGCTCGACAAGGCCGTCTCGAAGGGCGTCATCCACAAGAACCAGGCCGCCAACAAGAAGTCGGCGCTTGCTTCCAAGGTCGCTGCCCTCAAGGGCTGA
- the holA gene encoding DNA polymerase III subunit delta — protein sequence MAKKTANDDPLAPVTLAVGQEELLLDRAVQVVVAAAKAADADTDVRDLSSDQLQPGTLAELTSPSLFAERKVVVVRNAHDLSADTVKDVKAYLGAPAEEITLVLLHAGGAKGKGLLDAARKVGAREVACPKMTKPGDRLAFVRGEFRTLGRSATPEACQALVDAIGSDLRELAAAASQLVADVEGTIDQAVVGRYYTGRAEASSFEVADRAVEGRAAEALEALRWSLATGVAPVLITSALAQGVRAIGKLSSARGGRPGDLARELGMPPWKIDRVRQQMRGWTPDGVAVALRAVAEADAGVKGGGDDPAYALEKAVVTIARAARSRRG from the coding sequence ATGGCCAAGAAGACTGCGAATGATGATCCTCTCGCCCCCGTGACGCTGGCCGTGGGGCAGGAGGAGTTGCTGCTCGACCGGGCTGTGCAGGTGGTGGTGGCCGCGGCGAAGGCCGCGGACGCCGACACGGACGTACGGGATCTGTCCTCGGACCAGTTGCAGCCGGGCACGCTCGCCGAGCTGACGAGTCCGTCGCTCTTCGCGGAGCGGAAGGTCGTGGTCGTGCGCAATGCCCACGATCTGTCGGCCGACACGGTCAAGGACGTGAAGGCGTATCTGGGGGCTCCCGCCGAGGAGATCACCCTGGTGCTGTTGCACGCGGGCGGGGCCAAGGGCAAGGGGCTCCTGGACGCGGCGCGCAAGGTGGGGGCGCGGGAGGTGGCGTGCCCCAAGATGACGAAGCCGGGGGATCGGCTGGCGTTCGTGCGGGGGGAGTTCCGGACGCTCGGGCGCTCCGCCACCCCTGAGGCGTGCCAGGCGCTCGTCGACGCGATCGGGAGTGATCTGCGGGAGCTGGCGGCCGCGGCGTCGCAGCTGGTCGCGGATGTCGAGGGGACGATCGACCAGGCCGTGGTCGGGCGGTACTACACCGGGCGGGCCGAGGCGTCGAGCTTCGAGGTGGCCGATCGGGCCGTCGAGGGGCGGGCCGCGGAGGCGCTGGAGGCGCTGCGGTGGTCGCTGGCGACGGGGGTGGCGCCGGTGTTGATCACCAGTGCGTTGGCCCAGGGGGTGCGGGCGATCGGGAAGCTGTCGTCGGCGCGGGGTGGGCGGCCGGGGGATCTCGCGCGGGAGTTGGGAATGCCGCCGTGGAAGATCGATCGGGTGCGGCAGCAGATGCGGGGGTGGACGCCGGACGGGGTAGCCGTCGCGTTGCGGGCGGTGGCTGAGGCGGATGCGGGCGTGAAGGGTGGCGGGGATGATCCCGCGTACGCCTTGGAGAAGGCGGTCGTGACGATCGCGCGGGCGGCTCGGTCGCGTCGGGGGTGA
- a CDS encoding arylamine N-acetyltransferase family protein, which produces MDTAELDAYLRRLGAEQPAWPTLDVLRELHLRHLRTVPFENLSIHLGEEIVLDEKRLLDKVVGERRGGFCFELNGLFGALLDALGFDVTLLAARVYGEEGRLGIPYDHLALRVRTVDGGDWLADVGFGANSHYPLEFGDRGEQEDPAGMFRVAEADRESGGREFGDLDVFRNGEPQYRLEARPRVLGDFVAGAWWHSTSPASHFTQSLVCSRVAEDGGRITLSGRTLTVTSAEGDREVTELTTDGEVLAAYRERFGMELGRVPEVGEGRG; this is translated from the coding sequence ATGGATACCGCAGAGCTTGACGCCTACCTTCGCCGTCTCGGGGCCGAGCAGCCGGCCTGGCCCACTCTCGACGTACTGCGTGAGCTGCACCTGCGCCATCTGCGGACGGTGCCGTTCGAGAACCTGTCGATCCACCTCGGAGAGGAGATCGTCCTGGACGAGAAGCGGCTGCTGGACAAGGTGGTGGGGGAGCGCAGGGGCGGCTTCTGCTTCGAACTGAACGGGTTGTTCGGGGCGTTGCTCGACGCGCTCGGGTTCGACGTGACGCTGCTCGCGGCGCGCGTGTACGGAGAGGAGGGGCGGCTCGGCATCCCGTACGACCATCTCGCGCTGCGGGTGCGGACGGTGGACGGGGGCGACTGGCTGGCCGATGTCGGGTTCGGGGCGAACAGCCACTACCCGCTGGAGTTCGGGGATCGGGGGGAGCAGGAGGATCCGGCCGGAATGTTCCGGGTGGCCGAGGCGGACCGGGAGAGCGGGGGCCGGGAGTTCGGGGACCTGGACGTGTTCCGGAACGGAGAACCCCAGTACCGGCTGGAGGCGCGGCCGAGAGTGCTCGGGGACTTCGTGGCCGGGGCCTGGTGGCACAGCACGTCACCGGCTTCCCACTTCACCCAGTCCCTCGTCTGTTCCCGGGTCGCCGAGGACGGCGGCCGCATCACCCTCAGCGGGCGCACCCTCACGGTCACCTCGGCGGAGGGCGACCGGGAGGTGACCGAGCTGACGACGGACGGGGAGGTGCTGGCGGCGTACCGGGAGCGATTCGGGATGGAGTTGGGGAGGGTGCCGGAAGTGGGGGAGGGGCGCGGGTAG